In Rodentibacter haemolyticus, the DNA window CGATTTCTGTAAGTTCTATTATCAGTTGTGCGATTTTGGCTTATACCGGTCTTGCCGAGCATCATAGTATTTTCCTTATTATCCTTGCGGGTATCTTTATGCAAATCGGTAGCGCGTTGTTTTGGACATTACAGGTGATTATGGTGGCGGATACGGTAGATTATGGCGAATACAAACTTGGTATTCGTTCAGAAAGTATTGCATATGCGGTGCAAACGATGGTGGTGAAAGCCGGCTCTGCAGTGTCCGCTTTCTTAATCGGTGTCTTATTAACTGCTATTGATTATGTGCCTAACGTACCGCAAAGCGAAACAACTTTGTTTTATATGAAAGTGATTATGATCGGTTTGCCGATTTTCTTTTATGTTATCAAATTGTTCGTGTACTTCCGTTATTACAAACTGCATGGTGATTTACTGGCAAAAGTGAATATCACCTTATTAGATAAATATCGCAAAATTGAAAACAAATATTAAGAGGAGGATGCTATGACTTCACAATTAGTTCGCTTACAAAGCAAAAATACGGATTTAATTTTACGTACAGAACCGGCTGAGATCCTCTACTTTGGAAAACGTCTTGAATTAAATGATATTACCGAAATGGACGTATTGACGATTGATCGAGGTGTGGCAAACGGAAGCTTGGATATTGATGTTCCGATTACCTTAGCAGCTGAAAATGGTCGCGGTTATTTTGGTGTCGCCGGTGTGGAAGGGCATCGTAACGGCTATGATTGGGCGCCGGTATTCGTTACCAAAAACATCACCAAAACCGACCGCTCTTTAACATTGGAAATGGAAGATAGCATTGCGAAATTAGGTTTTAAAGCCGAAATTGAAACCGATGAAAACGGAGTGTTTAAATTCCGCAATACTTTAACGAATTTAGGGGAAGGAATATTTACCGTAAACCGTTTAGCTGTAACGCTGCCCGTGCCGGAGTATGCAGATGAAATCTTGAGTTTTTACGGTCGCTGGTGCCGTGAATTACATGAAAATCGTGTATCGCTTAAACACGGTGCGTTTACGCAAGAAAACCGTCATGGACGAACTTCTCACGAATACGCGCCTAATTTGATTATCGGGACGCCGCATTTTAGCCAACAACAAGGGAAAGTATGGGGCTTTCATCTCGCCTGGTCGGGGAATCACCGAATCCGTGCCGATGTGCTGATTGACGGGCGTCGTTTTGCGCAATTAGAAAATCTTTATTTGCCGGGGGAAATTCAACTTAAACAAGGTGAAAGTCATCACACCCCTTGGGTATATGCGGTATATTCGGAAGAAGGGCTGAACGGTATGTCCTGCCAATTTCATGATCACGTGCGTGAACATATTCTTCATTTCGCCCATAAGGAACGTCCGGTGCATTTAAATATTTGGGAAGGGGTAACATTCCATCATCAGCCGTCTCACATTATTGCTATGGCGGAAAAAGCGGCGGAAATGGGAGTGGAGCGTTTCATCATTGATGATGGTTGGTTCATTGGCCGTAATGATGATTTCGGCGGACTGGGCGATTGGTATCTAGATGAAGAAAAATACCCGAATGGCTTGGATGAAGTGATTAGTGCGGTAAAAAAATTCGGTATGCAATTTGGTATTTGGGTGGAATTGGAAATGATCAACAAGCCGACCAAATTATACCAAGCGCATCCGGATTGGTTGTTACAATTAGAGGGCTACAATCAGCCGGAAGAACGTCATCAATATGTGTTGGATCTTACCAAACAGGAAGTATTTGATTATTTGCTTGAACGCATGGATTGGTTGTTAGGCAACCATAATATCGATTACATAAAATGGGATCACAACCGCCGCCTTGTTCAGCCCGGAAGTAACGGACGTGCTGCGGTGGTGGCGCAAACGAAAGCGGCTTATCGTCTGTTTGATACCTTGCAAAAACGTTATCCGAATGTGGAAATCGAAAGTTGTTCATCAGGAGGGGCGCGCGTGGATTATGAAATTCTGAAGCGTTCACAACGCTTTTGGGCATCCGATAATATCGATGCTTTTACGCGTCAACAAATTCACCGAGGAATGAGTTATTTTTATCCGCCGGAAGTTATAGGGGCACATATCGGCGGTTCACCTTGCCAAACTACCTATCGTCGTTTTTCCATTGATTATCGTGGTTTAACTGCTTTGTTCGGTCACATGGGGGTAGAACTTGATCCCGTGAAAGAAAGTGCGGAAGAACGGGCGGGTTTTGCAAAATACATTGCATTGTACAAACAGCTTCGCCCGTTATTACACCATGGCGATGTTTTTCGTTTAGATTATCATGAACCCAATACCATTTTGCATGGTGTCGTAGCAAAAGATAAATCGCAAGCGGTGGTGCTTATCAGCCAATCCGATATGCCGGATTACAAACAAATGGGCAAACTTTGCCTGCCTTATTTGGAAACCGATGCCGTTTATCAAGTGAAGGTGCTTGCCATTCCCGATTATATCCGAGAGGGCAAGGCGGGGCATTTAATGAAAGTTTTTCCGCAATGGCTTCGTGGTTGCTTCGATGAAAAAATAGTAACGATTCGTGGTGAGTGGCTAGCTAATGTCGGTTTAACCATTCCCGTATTGGATCCGCAAAGTGCGATGTTGTTGGCATTTAACAAATTATAGATAGCTAAAAGTGCGGTTAAATTTGACCGCACTTTTTTCTCGTCCTTATTTTGTAAAATTTTCTCCGATTTATGATTTTTTGACGTTTATTAATATAAGCATTGACTGTGTAAATTCATTATAATCAGCTCCCTTTGTGGGATTTTCAATTCGTTTAAAATAGTCGAATTAGGTTTAACTCGAAGGGAATTTCTTGCCCTAATCGTGATAACAGGAAATAAATATGAAAACAACGCTACTCAAAACAATCACACCCGAACTTCATTTAATTCAATATAACGAAATTCCGGTTTTACATCTAAAACACGCTGTGGGTACAGCAAAAATTGCCTTGCAAGGGGCGCAATTATTAAGTTGGCAACCTAAAGGCGCAGAACAAGATGTATTATGGCTCAGTGAAATCGAGCCTTTTCAAAAAGGGACGGCAATTCGCGGCGGAATCCCGATTTGCTATCCTTGGTTTGGCAGCGTCAAACAGCCGGCACACGGCACGGCTCGAATCCGTTTGTGGCAGTTAAGTCACTATGATATTTCAGCAGAAAAAGTGCGGTTAGAATTTGAATTGTTTTCAGATTTAAATATCATTGAGGCAAAACTTGTGATGATATTTACCGAGCAATGCGGTATTACTTTTACCCATTATGGTGAACAACCGGCGCAGGTTGCGTTGCATAGTTACTTTAATGTCGGAGATATTGCACAGGTAGAAATTGCAAATTTACCGAAAACCTGTTTTAACAGTTTGAATCAAAAGCAGGAGAGTGTGCCGTCCCCACGCCGTATTACGGAAAACGTGGATTGTATTTATACGGCAGATAACATGCAGAATCAGATTATTGATGATGCCTTTCATCGTACCATAGAGTTACATCATCACAATGCCACTCAACTTGTGCTTTGGAACCCTTGGCATAAAGCCACAAGTGCGATGAGCGAGAAAGGCTATTTAAATATGATTTGCCTAGAAACGGCAAGGATTCATCATTTGTTGGAATTTGGTGAAAGTTTAAGCGTAGAAATTCGTGTAAATGGTTAAATCTTGTTGCATAAAATCAGAGGATACTATAAAATTCGCGCGTTTTTGCTCAATTTAATGGGCTATAAAATTTGGAATCTTTTGCTTGTTGTAAAAGATTTTTACTGAAATCAATAGAAGGAATACGATTATTAAAACCGTAAAAAAAGCGCCGGCAGTAAATCGCCCGAATCGCATTAATGATGAAATTCGTGTAAAAGAAGTTCGTTTAATTGACCAAGATGGTGAACAAGCAGGGATTGTTTCCATTCAGCAAGCCTTAGATATGGCTGAGCAGGCAGCCCTTGATCTTGTTGAAATTAGTCCGAATGCAGAACCGCCGGTTTGCCGTATTATGAACTACGGTAAATTCCTTTATGAAAAAAGTAAAAATGCTAAAGAGCAGAAGAAAAAGCAAAAAGTCGTACAAGTGAAGGAAATTAAATTCCGACCGGGTACTGATGAGGGTGACTATCAAGTTAAATTACGTAGCCTTGTTCGTTTCTTGGAAGATGGCGACAAGGCGAAAATTACCGTACGTTTCCGTGGGCGTGAAATGGCGCACCAAAACATTGGTTTAGATGTGTTGGAGCGTGTAAAAAACGATTTAGCCGAGATTTCGGTTGTTGAATCCGCACCGGGAAAATTAGAAGGTCGCCAAGCGGTAATGGTGTTAGCACCTAAGAAAAAATAAGAATTTTTATTGAAGTTTCTGCTTCAATAAAATCTTTTCATTCGGCTTGATTCGAATGAAAAGACAACTGCAAGTTGGGCACACTACGCAGCCTAACTGCTTTTGAGGGCAATTCGGTTTGCCTTATGTTGGAAATGATCGGTGCTTTCAAGTAACTTTTTAAGTTCGCCTGATTATGTTGTTTTAATGAAAAATGCGGAGTTATTTTAACAATGCCTAAAATCAAAACAGTACGCGGCGCAGCTAAGCGTTTCAAAAAGACCGCTTCCGGTGGTTTCAAGCGTAAACAATCTCACTTACGTCATATTTTGACTAAAAAAACAACTAAACGTAAACGTCATTTACGTCATAAATCAATGGTTGCGAAAGCAGACCAAGTTTTAGTAGTAGCTTGCTTACCATACGCATAAGCCGTTATTTAAGCAAAACGTACGATTAGTTCATTTTAGTAAAATATTACAATAGGAGATTAAATAATGGCTCGTGTAAAACGTGGTGTTATTGCAAGAGCACGCCATAAGAAAGTTCTTAAGGCGGCTAAAGGTTATTATGGTGCACGTTCACGCGTGTATCGCGTTGCTTTCCAAGCGGTGATTAAAGCCGGTCAATACGCATATCGTGACCGTCGTCAACGTAAACGTCAATTCCGTCAATTATGGATTGCACGTATCAACGCGGCAGCTCGTCAAAACGGTTTATCTTACAGCAAATTCATCAACGGCTTGAAAAAAGCGTCAGTAGAAATTGATCGTAAGATCCTTGCCGATATTGCGGTATTCGACAAAGTCGCTTTCGCTGCATTAGTTGAAAAAGCAAAATCTGCACTTTAATTTTTTTAAAGTTTAGAAAATGAGGACGCTAAAAAGCGTCCTTTTTTCTTATAATGATTTTCTCGTTATTATGTCGCACTTGCACAAATCTTGTATGGTGCGTTAGGTGAAGATGAAATGGTGCGTTACGCAAAGCCAGCACAACCTACCCCGATAAATATTGAATATAAAATTCTCTTTGTGCAACTGATACACATAATACAGGATTTTCTCCCTTCGCTTTCTTTCTTTAACCGTTATAAAATAGTGCGGTTGTTTTCAGTTGAATTTTTACGAGGTTATTGTGGCATTAATTAGCTTAACGAATGGTTATCTTTCTTTTAGTGATGCGCCGTTATTGGATCGCGCCGAATTACATATTGAACCCGGTGAACGGGTGTGTCTTGTGGGACGAAATGGTGCGGGAAAATCAACCTTACTTAAAATTATTGCCGGTGATGTATTGTTGGATGATGGCAAAATTCAGTATGAAAAAGATTTGGTGGTTTCCCGTCTTGAGCAGGATCCTCCACGTAATGCAGAGGGAAATGTTTTTGATTATGTCGCGGAAGGTGTCGGACATTTAACGGATTTATTGAAAGAATATCATCTAATTTCTCTCCGGTTGGAAGATAATTATAGCGATCAAATTTTAAATCAGCTTGAACAAATACAAAATAAATTAGAGTATGCGGATGGTTGGCGATTTGAAAATAAAATTAATGAAGTTTTGCTTAAACTCGGTCTAAATCCGAACACAAAATTGACCGCACTTTCCGGTGGTTGGTTGCGGAAAGCGGCATTAGCACGTGCGTTAGTATGTGAGCCGGACGTGCTGTTACTGGATGAACCGACCAACCATCTGGATGTGGAAGCCATTGAATGGTTAGAAAATTTCTTATCGGAATTTAACGGTAGTATTGTTTTTATTTCTCATGACCGTTCTTTTATTCGCAAAATGGCAACACGTATTGTTGATTTAGATCGCGGTCAATTGGTTTCTTATCCGGGGAATTATGATTTGTACCTCACCACAAAAGAAGAAAATTTACGGGTAGAAGCCCTACAAAATGAATTGTTTGATAAGCGATTGGCACAAGAAGAAATTTGGATTCGTCAAGGTATTAAAGCACGCCGTACCCGAAATGAAGGCCGTGTGCGTGCATTAAAGGCGATGCGTGAAGAACGCCGTCAACGCCGTGAACTGATGGGAACGGCGAAATTGCAGCTGGATACTTCAAGCCGTTCCGGCAAAATTATATTTGAAATGGAAAACGTAAGTTATGAAGTTGCCGGCAAACAGTTATTAAAAGATTTTAGTACCACGATTTTACGTGGCGATAAAATTGCGTTAGTGGGCGCAAATGGTTGTGGTAAAACCACTTTCATTAAATTGTTACTCGGTGAAATTCAACCTACAAAAGGAAAAATTCGTTGCGGTACAAAATTGGAAATCGCTTATTTTGACCAATATCGGGCGGATCTTGATCCTGAAAAAACAGTGATGGATAACGTTGCCGATGGCAAACAAGATATTGAAGTGAATGGTGTGAAGCGTCATGTTTTGGGTTATTTACAAGATTTCTTATTTCCGCCTAAACGTGCGATGACACCGGTTAAGGCGTTATCCGGTGGTGAACGTAACCGTTTGTTACTGGCAAAATTATTATTGAAACCGAATAATCTGCTGATTCTTGATGAACCGACTAACGATTTAGACGTGGAAACACTCGAATTATTAGAGGAGATTCTGACGGATTATCAAGGCACATTGCTCATTGTGAGCCACGATCGTCAATTTATTGATAACACGGCAACCGAATGCTATATGTTTGAGGGAATCGGCGTATTAAATAAATATGTGGGCGGTTTCTTTGATGCAAAACAGCAGCAGATGAATTATCTAGCATTAAAAGCGGAGCAAGTGCAGAGTAAAAAAGTTGAAGCTAAGCAGGAAAGTGCGGTTAAAAATGAGCGGGTTTCTAAGCCGAAATCGCTAAAACTCTCTTATAATGAACAACGTGAGTTGGAGCAACTTCCGCAATTATTAGAAGAATTAGAGGAAAAATTGACCGCACTTCAAACGGAGGTCGGTGAACCTACATTCTTTCAACAACCTCATCACGTAACGGAGGCGAAATTAAAAGAACTCGCCGACACGGAAGCAGAGCTGGAAACTGCATTTTTGCGTTGGGAAGAATTGGAAGAAAAGAAAAATCAGGCGGAGATGAAGTCGCGTTAGAGAAGTAAATTAAAAAGAAAACCGATCATCAGATCGGTTTTTTTCTTGGTTAGAATAAGTTACTGATAAAAATCACCAAAATAATCACGGGTACTACAAATTTTACATAGTTAAACCAAATTTTTGTAAAAGTAGAATTTGGGGTTGGAGAAAGTTCTTTTTTGGCTTCATCTTTTAAGACGAAACCTACGAAGATTGCGCAACCAAGTGCGGTCAGCATAAAGAGAATATTGCCGCTGACAAAATCGAAAGCATCAAAAATACTCTTTCCAAAAAACGTCACGTCTTTCCAAAGGCTATCCCCTAAGATAGAAGGTAAATTACCAAATAAGAAAATCCCCCCTAAAGTTAGAGTAATGGCTTTGCCACGGCGCATTCTGAGTTTTTCCTGTAATGCGGTAATAATCACTTCATAAATAGTAAGTGAAGTAGTTAGGGCGGCGATGAGTAATAAGCCGAAGAAGACAATCGCAAAAAATTTACCTGCCCATAGGTGTGAAAATACTATCGGTAAACTTTGGAAAACAAGTGTCGGACCTGCATTGGGTTCAATACCGAAAGTGAATAGGGAAGGGAAGATCATAAAACCGCACAATACGGCAATAATCGTATTTGTGAAACCCGTGATAACGGCGGTATGAATCAGATTTTCTTCTTTGTTTAAATAGCTGGACAGGGTGATTAGCACACCGAAACCAAGGCTTAATGCGAAGAAGACCTGCCCTAATACAAAAATAAATAATTTAGGGGTGATTTTGCTGAAATCTGGTTTTAAATAGAAGCTGATACCTTCCATTGCACCCGGTAGGGTGATATTGCGGATCACCATACCGATAAGGAAAATAAAAAGTAGAGGCATTAAGTATTTTACCGAACGCTCAATTCCACCAATAATACCTTTGGCTAAAATAATGTAATTGACGACAACAAATAGCAAGGTATAAGCGGCGATTTCCCAAGGGCTGTTGCCGATATGTAGCTCATAGAAATCTTTGGCTACTTCTTTTGTGATAGGGACAGAAATATCTAATGAACCGCTGATAAGGTTAACGATATAGGAAATTACCCATCCGCCAAGCACCATATAATACGCCATAATGCCGAATGCGCCGAGTAAGCCCATATAACCCAGAGTTTTCCAATACTTGGAAATCCCTTTATCCTGTAATCGATCGCCAAAAGCATCAATAGAATTAACACGTAAGCGGCGACCAATGACATTTTCTACTAAGATCATCGGAATACCGATGACAATCATGGCAATACAAAACAGTATCACATAAGCACCGCCGCCGTTTTCCCCCACAAGGTAAGGAAATCGCCAAGTTGCCCCAAAGCCTACCGTTGCGCCGGCAACAGTCATTACATAAGTTAATCGGCTTGACCAAGTTTGACGTTGTTGATTTGTTGTCATTTTTTCCTCGTTAAAATAAAAAAGTGCGGTCACAAAATAAAAAGATTGTGAGCACAAATGAAATGTCCAAAAATTTTAATATTCGGTTTTGTCTTTATATTCGCAGAGATCTTCAATAATACAGGAGCCACAGCGCGGTTTACGTGCCACGCAGGTATAACGACCATGTAAAATGAGCCAATGATGCACATCTATTTTAAATTCATCAGGTACGACTTTAAGCAGTTTTTCTTCTACTTTAACCACATCTTTACCCGGTGCAAAATTTGTGCGATTACATACGCGGAAAATATGGGTATCAACCGCAATAGTGGGATGACCAAAGGCTGTATTTAATACGACATTTGCGGTTTTTCTTCCCACTCCCGCCAGTGCTTCCAAAGCTTCACGACTTTCAGGCACTTCACCGTTGTGTTTCTCAATGAGATCTCGGCAGGTTTTGATGATATTTTCCGCTTTGCTATTAAAAAGCCCGATTGTTCTTATATAGTTTTTTAGCCCATCTAAGCCTAAATCTAAAATAGCTTGTGGTGTGTTGGCGACAGGAAAAAGCTTTTCCGTCGCTTTATTGACCCCTTTATCGGTGGCTTGCGCCGATAAAATCACTGCGATTAATAATTCAAAGGGCGAATTATACTGTAATTCAGTGGTAGGGTGGGGATTTTGATCCCGTAAACGGGTTAATATTTCAATTCTTTTCTTTTGATTCATAATATTTTCCTCTATTTTCTTGCTTTTACGAGAAAATAGTAAAGCACGCTTTTTGGCATGAATTTCCTTCATGGAAAATTTGCTGTATTCGACCGCTGTAAATTTCCTAAAATCTTAAGAAACTTAGTAAGTTAAATGGCACTTTAATGGTGACTTTTTACTTTTTGTTGATGATTGTCGATTCTGTTTTTTAGGCCGAGTAACAATCCCAATCCAATAAATGCGCCCGGCGGCAGAATGAAAAGTAAGAAGCTGCTATCGGTATGGTAAATGTGGAGCGTGAGGAATTTTGCGTGTTCACCAAAAAGGTTTTCAATCCCTTCGAATAA includes these proteins:
- a CDS encoding alpha-galactosidase — protein: MTSQLVRLQSKNTDLILRTEPAEILYFGKRLELNDITEMDVLTIDRGVANGSLDIDVPITLAAENGRGYFGVAGVEGHRNGYDWAPVFVTKNITKTDRSLTLEMEDSIAKLGFKAEIETDENGVFKFRNTLTNLGEGIFTVNRLAVTLPVPEYADEILSFYGRWCRELHENRVSLKHGAFTQENRHGRTSHEYAPNLIIGTPHFSQQQGKVWGFHLAWSGNHRIRADVLIDGRRFAQLENLYLPGEIQLKQGESHHTPWVYAVYSEEGLNGMSCQFHDHVREHILHFAHKERPVHLNIWEGVTFHHQPSHIIAMAEKAAEMGVERFIIDDGWFIGRNDDFGGLGDWYLDEEKYPNGLDEVISAVKKFGMQFGIWVELEMINKPTKLYQAHPDWLLQLEGYNQPEERHQYVLDLTKQEVFDYLLERMDWLLGNHNIDYIKWDHNRRLVQPGSNGRAAVVAQTKAAYRLFDTLQKRYPNVEIESCSSGGARVDYEILKRSQRFWASDNIDAFTRQQIHRGMSYFYPPEVIGAHIGGSPCQTTYRRFSIDYRGLTALFGHMGVELDPVKESAEERAGFAKYIALYKQLRPLLHHGDVFRLDYHEPNTILHGVVAKDKSQAVVLISQSDMPDYKQMGKLCLPYLETDAVYQVKVLAIPDYIREGKAGHLMKVFPQWLRGCFDEKIVTIRGEWLANVGLTIPVLDPQSAMLLAFNKL
- a CDS encoding D-hexose-6-phosphate mutarotase; translation: MKTTLLKTITPELHLIQYNEIPVLHLKHAVGTAKIALQGAQLLSWQPKGAEQDVLWLSEIEPFQKGTAIRGGIPICYPWFGSVKQPAHGTARIRLWQLSHYDISAEKVRLEFELFSDLNIIEAKLVMIFTEQCGITFTHYGEQPAQVALHSYFNVGDIAQVEIANLPKTCFNSLNQKQESVPSPRRITENVDCIYTADNMQNQIIDDAFHRTIELHHHNATQLVLWNPWHKATSAMSEKGYLNMICLETARIHHLLEFGESLSVEIRVNG
- the infC gene encoding translation initiation factor IF-3, encoding MDQDGEQAGIVSIQQALDMAEQAALDLVEISPNAEPPVCRIMNYGKFLYEKSKNAKEQKKKQKVVQVKEIKFRPGTDEGDYQVKLRSLVRFLEDGDKAKITVRFRGREMAHQNIGLDVLERVKNDLAEISVVESAPGKLEGRQAVMVLAPKKK
- the rpmI gene encoding 50S ribosomal protein L35, coding for MPKIKTVRGAAKRFKKTASGGFKRKQSHLRHILTKKTTKRKRHLRHKSMVAKADQVLVVACLPYA
- the rplT gene encoding 50S ribosomal protein L20; translated protein: MARVKRGVIARARHKKVLKAAKGYYGARSRVYRVAFQAVIKAGQYAYRDRRQRKRQFRQLWIARINAAARQNGLSYSKFINGLKKASVEIDRKILADIAVFDKVAFAALVEKAKSAL
- a CDS encoding ABC transporter ATP-binding protein — its product is MALISLTNGYLSFSDAPLLDRAELHIEPGERVCLVGRNGAGKSTLLKIIAGDVLLDDGKIQYEKDLVVSRLEQDPPRNAEGNVFDYVAEGVGHLTDLLKEYHLISLRLEDNYSDQILNQLEQIQNKLEYADGWRFENKINEVLLKLGLNPNTKLTALSGGWLRKAALARALVCEPDVLLLDEPTNHLDVEAIEWLENFLSEFNGSIVFISHDRSFIRKMATRIVDLDRGQLVSYPGNYDLYLTTKEENLRVEALQNELFDKRLAQEEIWIRQGIKARRTRNEGRVRALKAMREERRQRRELMGTAKLQLDTSSRSGKIIFEMENVSYEVAGKQLLKDFSTTILRGDKIALVGANGCGKTTFIKLLLGEIQPTKGKIRCGTKLEIAYFDQYRADLDPEKTVMDNVADGKQDIEVNGVKRHVLGYLQDFLFPPKRAMTPVKALSGGERNRLLLAKLLLKPNNLLILDEPTNDLDVETLELLEEILTDYQGTLLIVSHDRQFIDNTATECYMFEGIGVLNKYVGGFFDAKQQQMNYLALKAEQVQSKKVEAKQESAVKNERVSKPKSLKLSYNEQRELEQLPQLLEELEEKLTALQTEVGEPTFFQQPHHVTEAKLKELADTEAELETAFLRWEELEEKKNQAEMKSR
- a CDS encoding sodium-dependent transporter; translation: MTTNQQRQTWSSRLTYVMTVAGATVGFGATWRFPYLVGENGGGAYVILFCIAMIVIGIPMILVENVIGRRLRVNSIDAFGDRLQDKGISKYWKTLGYMGLLGAFGIMAYYMVLGGWVISYIVNLISGSLDISVPITKEVAKDFYELHIGNSPWEIAAYTLLFVVVNYIILAKGIIGGIERSVKYLMPLLFIFLIGMVIRNITLPGAMEGISFYLKPDFSKITPKLFIFVLGQVFFALSLGFGVLITLSSYLNKEENLIHTAVITGFTNTIIAVLCGFMIFPSLFTFGIEPNAGPTLVFQSLPIVFSHLWAGKFFAIVFFGLLLIAALTTSLTIYEVIITALQEKLRMRRGKAITLTLGGIFLFGNLPSILGDSLWKDVTFFGKSIFDAFDFVSGNILFMLTALGCAIFVGFVLKDEAKKELSPTPNSTFTKIWFNYVKFVVPVIILVIFISNLF
- the nth gene encoding endonuclease III, which encodes MNQKKRIEILTRLRDQNPHPTTELQYNSPFELLIAVILSAQATDKGVNKATEKLFPVANTPQAILDLGLDGLKNYIRTIGLFNSKAENIIKTCRDLIEKHNGEVPESREALEALAGVGRKTANVVLNTAFGHPTIAVDTHIFRVCNRTNFAPGKDVVKVEEKLLKVVPDEFKIDVHHWLILHGRYTCVARKPRCGSCIIEDLCEYKDKTEY